The stretch of DNA ATTGGACATGTGAAAACGCGATTCCCGGCCGACACAATCGCGGCGCGAACAATAAATAGTGACTGGAGGACGTATTGTTATGCGAGCGAAATCAAGTGATTGCTCAATTGCTCATACCCGGTTTCGGTAATGAGGTAGTTGTGTTCGATGCGAATACCGCCGATGCCTTCGACATACAGGCCCGGTTCCAACGTCACCACATCTCCGGCGACCAAAATATCTTCACTTTGCGGAACCAAAATCGGGGGTTCCGGATGCGCTAAACCGATGCCGTGTCCAGCGTGATGATTGAACGTATCGCCGTAGCCCGATTCTTTGAGCGGCCGCTCGGTCGCCGCGTGCACATCCTTCGCAGCGGCACCGGCCTTGAGCGCCTTTTCGCCGCTCTGCATAGCTGCTTGGCATAACTCCATCAGCATGGTCTGTTCATCACTGGGAGACCCCACGCTGAGTACATTGGTGAAGTCGCCGCGATAACCGTCGATCACAACCGAAAAATCCATCAGCATCAAATCGCCGTCTTTGAGGATTTCTCCCGTCGGCAATCCGCCCGCCTTAAACTGCTGAGCATTGGTGACGCGAAAATCCCCGTAGAGAATCACCGGGCGTCCCGCGGCTTCCATGGCGGCTGCGTGGATTTCACGGTAGACGTCAAAATCGCTGATCCCCGCACGCACGATTTCGCGTGCCCGCGCATGGCCTGCTTCGCCGGCACGGATGGCGGACCGCATCAGTTCCAATTCGTCCGGTTCCTTTTGCCGCCGCAAGCGACGCAGTACCGATCCTAAATCAATCGCCGGACGTCCTGAACCAACAGCATCGGCGATGCGTTCTTGTACGGAATGTCGTTCGCGATCGGGCGAGAGCACTTCCCAGGCGGCCAACGGTAACCATTCTGCTTCGACCGCGCCGTTGCGGCCGAGAATGTGTCCATCAATCGCTTCCAGCGCTTTAAACAGCGCATGGTCCCGGTTGATGACCGCATGCTGGTGGTTGTACCAAGTTTCTTCGATCACCCGATCTACGAAATGTTCGCCTGCAGCGGAGCGCACGGTGAAATTGTCGGCGCAGAGCGTCGCTGTGCCGCCCCGTTCCAATAACAGCAACCCCCGTTCGCCTCCGGAAAAGCTATACGGGTTCACCAGAAAATTGCTGAGGTAGTACACGTGGCGCGGATCCGCCACCAACAACCACTCCACGCTCTCCGGCACACTCGCCCACAATCGAGCCCGCCGCGCTAAACATCCCGCTTCGGTTAACATCGTTTTTTCCTAATTAGGAGGCCGTCGACTGTAGGCCTGAGGCGTGAGGTGACAGGCTTGAGGATGCGCCATCGCAAGCCAATCTCTCAACAACCTGACACTTCTGTTTCACTGGCCACCGGCCACTCGCCACCGGCCACTTCGTCATCAATCATACCCCTTCGACGCCAACCAACGTTCGGCGTCGAGGGCTGCCATGCAACCGGTCCCGGCGGCCGTAATCGCTTGACGGTAATAATCGTCCGCGACATCTCCGGCAGCGAAGACTCCTTCGACGCTGGTGTAGGTTCGTTGCGGAGTCGTCCAGGTGAGATAGCCTTTCTCGTTCATCTCCAACTGGCCCGCCAAGAAGTTGGTGTTGGGCGTATGGCCAATGGCGGCGAAATAACCGGCCACTTCCAGTTCTTCCGTTTTTTCCTCATCCAAGGTGCTGCGGAGCCGTACGCCGGTCACTCCGTCGTTATCGTTGCCAAGCACCTCATCAACCACGGTGTTCCATTTGACGTCGATTTTTTCATTGGCTAAAACGCGATCAGCCATGATCTTGCTCGCGCGGAATTCATCGCGACGGTGCACGATGTAGACCTTGCTGCCGAATTTGGTCAGAAAAGTCGCCTCTTCCATCGCGCTGTCGCCACCACCAACGACCACCAGCGGCTTGTCGCGAAAACGTGGAATGGCGCCGTCGCAAACCGCACAGGCCGAGACACCCATGTTTTTGAAACGTTCTTCCGAATCGAGTCCCAGATAATTGGCGCGGGCTCCGGTGGCAATAATCACCGAGAGCGCTTCGATCTCCGTGCCTTCCAGCGACTTGAGTTTGAACGGATGCACCGAAAAATCGACTTCCACAATGTCGTCCGTCACGACCTTCGTGCCGAAGTTCACGGACTGTTGCCGCATCAATTCCATCAACTCCGGCCCGCTGACCCCTTCTTTGAGGTGCGGCGCCATGTATTTTCGTTTCGATTCGTCGATCGAATTGTCGAGGTAGCCCCCCAGATCGCCGGCAGGAAATCCGGGATAATTCTCAACCTCGGTGGTCAGGGCCAATTGCCCGAGCGGCAATGTCCCCTGCAAGCGGTTCTCTTCGGTCACTGCCCCCTCGTAAACAACCGGTTCGAGATTGGCGCGTGATGTATAAATGGCGGCCGCCCATCCGGCGGGGCCGGAGCCGATAATGACTACGCGTTCAGCCACGTGGTGTATCTCCCCAAAAGTCCTTGAAACTCGCTCATTTTTTGAAAATCCTTGCGCGGGGAATGATACTCCACCAGCGGGCGCGAGGACAACCAGCATCAGCATTTCGCCGCAACACAGACTGCAAAACCGGGGCTGGACAATTGTGAAAGCGTCAGCACTGCGGGCTCAATCGCGAAACCAACCGATTTTGGCGCGATTTTTATAATACACCGTGCCGAGCTGATGCATGACCACGATGGAGACGTACAGCAGCAGCAGTGCCGAAATCGTGTGGACAAACAACATCATCAACAGACTGTCCGGCCCCAGCATAGACATGATCACGGCGCCCAATAAAAAATAGACGACCAACACACTGGCCGAGAGCAAGCAACAGGTTAAATATTGCCGTGGCAATTTGAAAATCGCCCCCAGAACGTACAGAGGGTTGGCAGCCAATATTGAATTGAACAGCGTCGCGGCCAGCAAGGCCATGGGTGAGTAAAATGCACCGATCAGCAGCAGGATTTCGCCGACTTCCGCAGGAGTCTCCCAGGCAAACCACCACCGGAGCAGGTGGAATCCCCACCAGGGAGACAATCCCAAGACAATCGCACCACACCAAGTGACCGCATCTTGAAGCACATCTTCACCGGAGGATGTTTCAGGCAGTTCGACATCCCCTCCAGCGGCAACACGGACGACCTCGCTCAAAAAATGGAAAAAATATCCCGCAGCGATCAACAGCACGAAAAGTCGAGCGATGTTGGCAACAAGAGACGGGATCGGAATTGACATCATGATTGCGACAAACGCAAAGCCGATTCCCCATCCTAAAAGCGTGAATTTGTTTTCGTCCTGAAACGGGAACTGAAAACTGGCCAACCATGGCCGTTGGGAACGTCGCTTTTCCCGCGATGCTGACCGCCAAGCGGATGGGGCAGCCTTCGATGTGGGCGGCTCACTCGACCGTGCTGCCCGATATGTCGATTTGGTTCGCTTCCTGGAGGAACGCTGCGACGTGTCCATTCGTACAGAAACGAGATCGTCACTGCGGGGAGATTTACCGTCAACAGAATAAGCATCAGGATCCTCACCCAGCTTGGGAACCAACGTCTGTTCCTCACAGGCTGGACAGCGAACGACCTGACCGGCGCGCTGGTCGGGAACTCGTAACCGGGATCCGCAGTCACAACGAAATTCGATGGGCATCGGCGGCCTTTGAGCTGAGAATGATCGATCCACTAAAGCGACTTGTTTTAAGAACCCGCGAGCGAGCGAATTTGCCTCTCTGAAAACGCAGAATCGGCAGATCAGGATCAATCAATACTCCGTCCGGCTCGTGATTTTCGGACAGTGCTTTTTCGGCACAAAGAAAAAGAAAACGTTCCGCACAACAAGGCGCGGAACGTTTTCCAGTGTACCAATGGCGGAAGTGCGGGCCAACGCTTACCACCACGGCGATGAATATATAAAGCATTAATGATGCCAAATCGCACCGTTTTGAGCTAATAAACGCAACACACTGCTGCCAAAAGAGATACAAACCAAACAGACATCTCGATCAACCCGGCCACCTGAAAGAAGTGTCCCATAAATGAACACTGAACAGAATTGCGCGTATTATTTTGCGCCACATGCAGCACAATGCGACACACGCCCTAACTGCCCTGTTCCCTCCGCTTTGTGCACAACCCCCGCGCCCTCTCAATTCGATCACGCTATTTATCTTTTTTCTTATCGATCTCAGCGAAAGGATTGGCCACTGCATTACCTTCGGATTTTTTATCCGACTTCGAGGCGGTGGACGAGCCGCGTGAACGCCTGCGGCCGCGCTTGGAGCCCTTTTCCTGAGCCGCAAAATACTTTTCGGCAGTCAACGGATTCTCCAGATTGACCTCGACCCCGGTCGCCTTAAAACGACCGCGAGTTGGTCTACCAGCCAACACGACCCCCGCTCCTGGAACAATCAATGCGTGGTTCGCCGATTCGATTTTGACCTTATAGCCTTCCTCCAACTGCACGATGCCCGGACCACCGCGCCCGATGTTGATCGCCATCTGCTCCTTATCCAACTGAGTGATCACCCCCATCACCTCGAGGACTTCATCAGTCTTGCCCTTTTTGACACCGCGAAACCGCGAGCCATCCAAGTAAACTTTGAATTCCTTGCCGAACAACTTCTTATCTTTAGTTTGGTAAGCCTTTGTATAGACGACTGCGCCGCGCCGTAGAAAGCCGGAATCCCCGTCTCCCTTGATCACCAGGGGCGTACGCGTTGTGAGCAGTTGCTCGACGGTTTCCCCGTCCTCCGTCTCGATCGACAAGACCAGCGTGCGGCCTTTTTTCTCGACGGATTTGATTTTTCCCGCCAGAGTATTTGCCGGATCGGGCTTTGTGGTCTTATTTTGAGCAAACGCCGACTCTGCAGCCAGCAGCGCTAGTGCGACCAATCCGGCTGTCATTGCGCTGTATCGCATCGCCTGCCTGAGGTTATGGGATCGCAGCATCATCTGTGCTCCTGACGTGAAAATAAATGGGTCTGCTTGCCTGTTGAAGCGGGCATAGCGAACCTATGTGACTTCGGAGACCTCGTTCGTTAGGATACACCGGTTGAGTGCCGACGGCAATCATTTTCCAGATGGCGAGATGAATCCCCCGCGAATCGTCGCGACGGAAGGATTTTGAAATCACCCAAGATTAAAAAGACGCGCCCCGATGACTACAGATGCTGACAACGGCGGACAACCCGCTTCTCCTTGGACCGTGCCTCAATTTTCAGCGGCAAAACAACAGGGCCGCAAGCTCACCGTGTTGACGGCGTACGACTTCACTTGGGCTCAGCTGTTGGATGAAATCGGCATCGACGCCATTCTTGTCGGCGACACGCTGGGCATGGTCGTCCAAGGCCGCAACTCCACGTTACGGGTCACAGTGGATCAGATGATCTACCATGCGGAGATGGTTGTCCGCGCGGTCAAGCAGGCGTTGGTGATCGTGGATATGCCGTTCATGTCGTTTCACGTCAGCCCCGAACAGGCGATGGAAAACGCCGGACGATTGATCAAAGAAACAGGCGCCGCAGCGGTCAAACTCGAAGGGGGAGTCAACCAGGCGGGCACCATTGCAAAATTGACGGGCGCCGATGTGCCGGTGATGGCTCACGTCGGACTCAAGCCACAATCGGTCCTCTCCATTGGCGGCTACAAAGTCCAGCGAGCCAAACAACCATTGCTGGACGATGCCTTAGCTGCTCAAGAAGCGGGGGCATTTGCGATTGTTTTGGAGTGCGTCCCGCGGGAAATTGCCGCCGAAATCACAGCCACGCTGACGATCCCCACAATCGGCATTGGTGCTGGCCCGGATTGCGATGGACAGGTTTTGGTGACCAACGACATGCTGGGGCTAACCCCTGGATTCACACCGAAATTTCTCAAAAAATACGCTGACCTGCGAAACACTGTCGAAACATCGGTGCGGAATTACATCCAGGAAACCCGTGACAATTCGTTTCCAGACGATTCGCACAGCTTCCACGAATGATGCTGCTCAGCAATCGGGTGGGTCAGTTCAAGTTGTCATGCATTGAGTTAGTTGAGCTGCAATTCCGCCTCTTGTGTTTTCAGGTACAGGATCTCTTCCCAGTAGTTCAGTTCGCCATCCGTGGAGGTTATGCCCAAGCGGACGTATTCGTCGGTAATCTCCACAACGGTTAAGGTCAAGTTTTTGCCAAACTGAATCGATTCGCTTTCAGCACGTGAGATGACTTGCATCAACCAGCCTCTTGAATCTGAATAAGAGTCGAAAGAAGAAATCAGAAAACACGCATCAAACGTCATGCGTTGGTGTCCCATTTTGTCGAACACTCCTCGGAAGAGCAAGCTCCAAAACGCAGGATTATGAATGAAAAAAGTCTTTGTGTTTTCAGGAATCGATACTTGACAAATTACGTTTGCGCGCACCTAAGTGATGAAACAACGACCACGTGACATGGTAACATGTTACCAAAACTGCAAAGTAAACAACGGAATGCACTCGTCCGGACAACTGTGAAAATTCAATCTCAAAACCAAGCCGCGGCGCTTGTGATGACGCATTGCTTTGACGCCTCAAGAGAACCGAAACACCATGAAAAAACTTGTCATCTATCCGCCTGTCGACGACCTGCGCTTGCAAAGAATTCTTGATGCGGCGCAAGACATGGTGGTTGTGAATGCAGCGGATCAAGCCACTGCCGACGAAGCAATCGTCGAAGCCACCGCGTTCTTTGGCAAGCTCACGCCACAGCTATTAGCGCGTGCCAAAAAATTGGAATGGGTGCAGTCCCCGACCGCTAGTTTGGAGCATTACCTCTTCCCGGAATTGGTCGCGCATCCTTGCCAGTTGACGAATATGCGAGGCTTGTTTTACGACGTCATCGCGGATCATGTGCTGGGCTACGTGCTGATGTTCGCGCGAAATTCCCATATTTATTTGCGGCAACAAATGCAATCGCGTTGGGAACCGGTTGGCGGAGAAGACGCGCGGGCCGATTTTGTGAACGGGCCGGGTCAAGTCAATGCCATCGACCGCGGCGCACTGCATCTGGCCGATTGCACACTGGGGATTGTCGGCGTAGGAAGCATCGGTGGGGAAATCGCTTGTCGGGCGCGCGCCTTTGGCATGCATGTGCTGGGCGTCGATCCGGTCCGCCGTGAAATCCCCGATGTCCTGCCGGAAATTTGGCCGATCCGCCAACTCCCCGACCTGTTGGCCTCCAGTGATTTTGTGGTGATCGCCGCCCCGCACACGCCGGAGACAGAAAAACTTTTCTCTGCCCAGCAGTTTCAGCAAATGCGTGACTCGGCCTATCTGATCAATATCGGACGGGGGGCGATTGTCGATCTAGCGGCGCTGAGTACCGCTCTCGAAGCAGGACAGATTGCCGGCGCCGCTCTGGACGTGTTTGAAGTCGAACCGCTTCCCGCTGACCACGCGTTGTGGGGTATGGAAAACGTACTGATCACGCCGCACGTAGCAGCCGCCTCACCGCGCATCGCCGAACGGCATACCGAAACACTACTGGAGAATATTCGCCGTTACATCAACGGTGAAGAGTTCTTGACCCCTGCTGACAAACAGAAGTGGTTTTGAGCGTGCGGGATGGAATGGCCGGCCTATCAGCGTCGGCGACGCAGCACGATGAAGTAGCCATCGGTGCGATCGGGTAACAATTCCCAGGTTTGCGGGCTGTCGCGAAATTCCTTGACCTCGCTGGGCAGCTTGATGTTGCTGTAGCGATGCCGCGTATCGATCACGATATAATCCGTGTCGTCCGGGACAATGGGGCGGTAGTCGCTGTAGTCATACGACCGCGCGTAATGCGTGAAGCGCGGATGCACGAAATCGGTCGAGGCGACTTTTGATTCCGCGGGGATTTGCTCAATCACTTCCGCGAATTTCTCAGCCCGTTCGCCCGGCACGTACCAGCGTCCCCAATAAAAAGCAGATGTGGGATCCCAGAATGCGATTCCTGTTGGACCGATACTGAAAAACAAACCCGTACACAACGCGCAGGCGAATGCCCACCGCGGCCGGAATCGTGCGGTGGTTGTCAGCGACGCGGCTGCTGCCCAGAAAATTATCGGGATCAACGGCGCATGGAAATGGTGTTGCGTATCACGGGCAATTTGATTCAGGCACAACACCCCAAACAACGGAGCCGCCACCGCCAACCGCGTGGGGGACAACAATGGCAAGCCACCGAGCGGTAACAATAGATACATTGCGAACAGCAAGTTGCCCGGTGTGAACAAATACTCGGCCACTCGCAGTGGATGCATGAAGACATTGCGCACCATTTCGCCGGGCGTTGCGCCCAGATCTTCGGGGAAATAACGTACGTAATGCACATCGCCGCCGCGAAATAAGGGGATGGCAAATTTGATCACCAACATCAAATACAGCACCCCAAACAGCGCCAAACATCCCCCCAGCCACCAGAGTCGTTTGCGCGGCATGGTATGATCCGCCTCCGCCTGCCGGTGCAGGGCGATCCAAACTCCCAACGGGGCGATGATCATCGCGTAGTCTTCTTTGGCCGAGAGCGCCACGGCAAGTAACAACAGCATTGTTTTAACGCGCCCGCGCTCCCATTGATCGAGCGCGAAGAGTATCGCCGGCACGCCGAAACAAATCGGGCGGAACGTCTTGAAGTCGATTTCGATGTCTAAAAAATGCAGCGGAAAATAGAGCAGGTACGCGCCGGCGAGCAGGGCGGCCCCGCGGCGCGACCCGGAATGCCGCCTCCCGATGAAAAACACCGCCAACGCCCCGCTGGCTAAGGCGAGGGTTTCGCACAATTCCAACGTCAGGTGCGAACGCCAGATGAGATACACCGGCAACAACAACACATGCACGACTTGGATATGCTCGCCCAAAAACAGACGAAACTCCGGCGGCTGCCGTTCGGTGTTGTAATCCAAAAAGCTGCGAAAGCCTTTGCCATGCGTGAGATTCCAAAGATGCTCTTCATACATCGCGGAATCGCCGTGTGGCGTTTGCAGTCCGTAATACAGCTGCCGGTTCATGGTGAAGAAACAGCCCACGAACAGCGCGATTCCCAACCACAATGCCCAGGGAACGCGCTGTGGTGGTGTGGTGTCGAGATTCTTGGATTCCTGCAGCGGCGCCGCCAATGTGAAAAATGTCGCCCCCCAACCGGCGCAGCTGATTGCCAACCAAAATGGCGTACTGGCGGTGACGAATGGATTCCACGTGCCTCCCAGGGAAACCAGCCACAGGATTTGCCAGACAAACGGCAGCAACAACCACGGCCAGCCTCGCCAGCCCCAGTAGGCGAGCGAATCGACGTATTCTTCGCCGCGTTTGCGACTCAACCAGGCCGCCCCGGCTAGCCACGTTGCGATACTCGCCGTGCCATTGATCAGCAGCAAACGGAAAAAGGGAACGACCGCTGTGAGTGCATTGGCGGCGGGATTGGCTTTTATTTCGCCGCCAAAAATGCCAACGACCTTTCGCCACAGGCCGGAACTGATCATATTGGAGGAGAGCGATTGATCCTCAAGCAGCATCTGCAGGCCGATGCAATAGGCCAACGTGCCACCAATCACCATGCCCAGCGCCCAAGAGAGACGCGGTGGCAGTGCCTGCGGACTGGCGTGAGGATTGGACATGGACGGCTTCGATGGTACGGGAGAAATCTTGAATGGCGGCGACCGCCCCGTGATTGATGTTAGTGTAATCCTCCCCCGTTCATCCACTCCGCTTCCAGGGAATTCCTACGTAGGCAGAAAGACCAAACATGCGACAACCGATTTTTCTATTGTTATTCAGTGCACTCGCCATCACGACGACGGGGGTCAGTCCGACTTTTGCTGAGTCTCCCCAGAGCATCGAGATGCCGAAGCGGGGGATTTGCGCACATCGCGGGGCGAGCAATACGCATCCGGAGAATACCTTAGCCGCGTTTCGCGAGGCGATTCGATTGGGGGCGCAGATGATCGAATTTGATGTTGCTCTCACCAAGGACGGGCAACTGGTGTTGATGCACGACCCCAAACTCGACCGCACGACAGACGGTAGCGGCCCGGTCGGGGACTACACGATGGCGGAACTCAAGAAATTGGATGCAGGAAGTTGGAAGTCGGCTGAATTTGCCGGAGAACGAATTCCGACGCTCGATGAAGCTTTAGAGGTGATGCCGGAAAATATTTGGTTGAATGTGCACCTGAAAGGGAATGCGGAATTGGCCGAGAAGACGACGCAGCGAATCATCGCGCATCAGCGGCAGCATCAAGCATTTTTGGCCTGCAACAAAAAAGCCGCCGAGGCAGCCCGTCGCGTTGATGCGGATATTCTCATCTGCAACATGGAGCGCCAAGGCAATAACCTGCAATACGTCGACGAAACGATCGCCATGGGAGCGGGCTTTATTCAATTGCTGCGTGGAAAAACGGTTTCCCCCGACCACACGCAAAAACTCACGATGCACCACGTGCGGATCAATTATTGTTGTGCGAACGATGCGGAGGTCGTGCGGCAATTGTTTCAAAGCGGCGTCCAATTCCCGCTGGTCGATGAATTGGCGGCGATGCTAAAGGTGGCGGACGAGGCCGGCATCGCGCGGTTGAAACCGGTCTATCGGCCGAAGGCAAAGTGACAGGGCTGGTCATCAACGGCCCTCCAAGTCTAGCGATCCCGGGTGGCACTGGCGGCTTGCCCGTTAGTGTTTTGCTGCATCACGTAATTCGCACTGGCGGACAAGCCGCCAGTGGCACCCTTTTTTAATACACCATGAACGTGGATACCGTGATAGGGGCGTGCCGTTGAAAATCACCGAAGTGAAAACGATCCTCACCGCTCCGGCGGGGATTCGACTGGTGGTGGTCAAAGTGCTGACCGACCA from Symmachiella dynata encodes:
- a CDS encoding M24 family metallopeptidase, which codes for MLTEAGCLARRARLWASVPESVEWLLVADPRHVYYLSNFLVNPYSFSGGERGLLLLERGGTATLCADNFTVRSAAGEHFVDRVIEETWYNHQHAVINRDHALFKALEAIDGHILGRNGAVEAEWLPLAAWEVLSPDRERHSVQERIADAVGSGRPAIDLGSVLRRLRRQKEPDELELMRSAIRAGEAGHARAREIVRAGISDFDVYREIHAAAMEAAGRPVILYGDFRVTNAQQFKAGGLPTGEILKDGDLMLMDFSVVIDGYRGDFTNVLSVGSPSDEQTMLMELCQAAMQSGEKALKAGAAAKDVHAATERPLKESGYGDTFNHHAGHGIGLAHPEPPILVPQSEDILVAGDVVTLEPGLYVEGIGGIRIEHNYLITETGYEQLSNHLISLA
- a CDS encoding NAD(P)/FAD-dependent oxidoreductase, with translation MAERVVIIGSGPAGWAAAIYTSRANLEPVVYEGAVTEENRLQGTLPLGQLALTTEVENYPGFPAGDLGGYLDNSIDESKRKYMAPHLKEGVSGPELMELMRQQSVNFGTKVVTDDIVEVDFSVHPFKLKSLEGTEIEALSVIIATGARANYLGLDSEERFKNMGVSACAVCDGAIPRFRDKPLVVVGGGDSAMEEATFLTKFGSKVYIVHRRDEFRASKIMADRVLANEKIDVKWNTVVDEVLGNDNDGVTGVRLRSTLDEEKTEELEVAGYFAAIGHTPNTNFLAGQLEMNEKGYLTWTTPQRTYTSVEGVFAAGDVADDYYRQAITAAGTGCMAALDAERWLASKGYD
- the panB gene encoding 3-methyl-2-oxobutanoate hydroxymethyltransferase, which codes for MTTDADNGGQPASPWTVPQFSAAKQQGRKLTVLTAYDFTWAQLLDEIGIDAILVGDTLGMVVQGRNSTLRVTVDQMIYHAEMVVRAVKQALVIVDMPFMSFHVSPEQAMENAGRLIKETGAAAVKLEGGVNQAGTIAKLTGADVPVMAHVGLKPQSVLSIGGYKVQRAKQPLLDDALAAQEAGAFAIVLECVPREIAAEITATLTIPTIGIGAGPDCDGQVLVTNDMLGLTPGFTPKFLKKYADLRNTVETSVRNYIQETRDNSFPDDSHSFHE
- a CDS encoding carbon storage regulator encodes the protein MQVISRAESESIQFGKNLTLTVVEITDEYVRLGITSTDGELNYWEEILYLKTQEAELQLN
- a CDS encoding D-2-hydroxyacid dehydrogenase, producing the protein MKKLVIYPPVDDLRLQRILDAAQDMVVVNAADQATADEAIVEATAFFGKLTPQLLARAKKLEWVQSPTASLEHYLFPELVAHPCQLTNMRGLFYDVIADHVLGYVLMFARNSHIYLRQQMQSRWEPVGGEDARADFVNGPGQVNAIDRGALHLADCTLGIVGVGSIGGEIACRARAFGMHVLGVDPVRREIPDVLPEIWPIRQLPDLLASSDFVVIAAPHTPETEKLFSAQQFQQMRDSAYLINIGRGAIVDLAALSTALEAGQIAGAALDVFEVEPLPADHALWGMENVLITPHVAAASPRIAERHTETLLENIRRYINGEEFLTPADKQKWF
- a CDS encoding DUF2079 domain-containing protein — protein: MSNPHASPQALPPRLSWALGMVIGGTLAYCIGLQMLLEDQSLSSNMISSGLWRKVVGIFGGEIKANPAANALTAVVPFFRLLLINGTASIATWLAGAAWLSRKRGEEYVDSLAYWGWRGWPWLLLPFVWQILWLVSLGGTWNPFVTASTPFWLAISCAGWGATFFTLAAPLQESKNLDTTPPQRVPWALWLGIALFVGCFFTMNRQLYYGLQTPHGDSAMYEEHLWNLTHGKGFRSFLDYNTERQPPEFRLFLGEHIQVVHVLLLPVYLIWRSHLTLELCETLALASGALAVFFIGRRHSGSRRGAALLAGAYLLYFPLHFLDIEIDFKTFRPICFGVPAILFALDQWERGRVKTMLLLLAVALSAKEDYAMIIAPLGVWIALHRQAEADHTMPRKRLWWLGGCLALFGVLYLMLVIKFAIPLFRGGDVHYVRYFPEDLGATPGEMVRNVFMHPLRVAEYLFTPGNLLFAMYLLLPLGGLPLLSPTRLAVAAPLFGVLCLNQIARDTQHHFHAPLIPIIFWAAAASLTTTARFRPRWAFACALCTGLFFSIGPTGIAFWDPTSAFYWGRWYVPGERAEKFAEVIEQIPAESKVASTDFVHPRFTHYARSYDYSDYRPIVPDDTDYIVIDTRHRYSNIKLPSEVKEFRDSPQTWELLPDRTDGYFIVLRRRR
- a CDS encoding glycerophosphodiester phosphodiesterase, whose product is MRQPIFLLLFSALAITTTGVSPTFAESPQSIEMPKRGICAHRGASNTHPENTLAAFREAIRLGAQMIEFDVALTKDGQLVLMHDPKLDRTTDGSGPVGDYTMAELKKLDAGSWKSAEFAGERIPTLDEALEVMPENIWLNVHLKGNAELAEKTTQRIIAHQRQHQAFLACNKKAAEAARRVDADILICNMERQGNNLQYVDETIAMGAGFIQLLRGKTVSPDHTQKLTMHHVRINYCCANDAEVVRQLFQSGVQFPLVDELAAMLKVADEAGIARLKPVYRPKAK